In Pseudomonas campi, the sequence AGATGGGCGCGGGCGCCCTGAGCGACGCCGAGCTGCTGGCGATTTTTCTGCGCACCGGGGTGGCCGGGCAGAGTGCGGTAGACCTGGCTCGCCACCTGCTGGGCGATTTCGGCAGTTTGCGCGCGTTGCTCGAAGCCGATCTACCGTCTTTCAGCCAGCGCCTGGGTCTGGGGCCGGCCAAGTTCGCCCAGTTGCAGGCGGTGCTGGAGATGGGCCGGCGCCATCTGGCCGAGCGGCTCAAGCGCGATTCCGCCCTGGAAAGCCCGCAGGCGGTGCGCGATTACCTCAAGGCGCGCCTGCGCCATGAGCCCCATGAAGTGTTCGGTTGCCTGTTCCTCGATGCCAAGCACCGGGTCATCGAGTTCGAGGCCCTGTTCCACGGCAGTATCGATGGCGCCAGCGTCTACCCGCGACAGGTGGTCAAGCGCGCCCTGGCGCACAACGCCGCAGCGGCGATTCTGGTGCACAACCACCCGTCGGGGGTGGCCGAGCCCAGCCAGGCCGATCGCGTGCTGACCGAGCGCCTCAAGGAGGCGCTGGCGCTGATCGAGGTGCGGGTGCTCGACCACTTCATCGTCGGTGACGGTGAGCCGCTGTCTATGGCTGAATTTGGCTGGGTGTAGGGTGGATGTCGCTTTTCACATCCACCGTCATACGCATTGCCGGTTCAGGGCTGCAGTTGCACTTTTGAGAAGTCCTGGCGGCCAAATGGATTGACCTGATAACCCTGAACATTGCTGCGCAACAGGGCGAAGGCGGTCGGATGGGCCAGCGGCAGCCACAGGGCCTGCTGCTGGATAGTCGCCTGGGCCTGCTGGTACAGGCCGCTGCGCGCCGCTTGCTCGGCGCTGAGCTTGCCGTCGGCGATCAGCTTGTCCAGTTGCGGGTCGCAGAAACGCGCGAAGTTCAGCCCGGACTGCAGCGAGGCGCAGGAAAACTGCGGGGTGAGGAAGTTGTCCGGGTCGCCATTGTCGCCGGCCCAGCCCATGAACAGCAGATCATGCTCGCCGGCCTTGGCGCGCTTGATCAGCTCACCCCATTCGATCACACGGATCTCGGCGCGGATGCCGACCTTGGCCAGGTCGGCCTGCAGCAGCTGCGCGCCGAGACTGGGGTTGGGGTTGAGCAGGCTGCCCGATGGACGGGTCCAGATCGTCGTACTGAAACCGTCCGCCAGTCCGGCCTCGGCCAGCAGTGCCTTGGCTTTGGCCGGATCGTGTGGGTAGCCGGGCAGGTCCTTGGCGTAGCTCCAGGTGGTCGGTGGGTAGGGGCCGCTGGCGGCTGTGGCGCTGCCCTCGAACACCGCCTGCAGGTAGCTGGCCCTGTCGAAGGCCAGGTTGATCGCCTGGCGCACCTGTGGCTTGTCCAGCGGCGGATGCTGGCTGTTAAGGGCGACGAAGGCGGTCATGAAGGCCGGCGTCTCGCTGATCCGCAGTGTCGGAGCCTGGCGCGCCGCCTGCACATCTAGCGGCTTGGGCGACAGGGCGATCTGGCATTCGTTGCGGCGCAGCTTCTGCAGGCGCACGTTGGCGTCCGGGGTGATGGCGAAGATCAGGCCGTCCACCGCAGGCTTGCCGGCAAAGTAGTCGGGGTTGGCCGTGTAGCGGATGGCCGCGTCCTTCTGGAAGCGCTTGAGGATGAACGGGCCGGTGCCGACCGGGGCGCTGTTGAGCTTCTCCGGGGTGCCGGCCTGCAGCAGTTGCGCGGCGTATTCGGCCGAATAGATGGAGGCGAAGCCCATGCTCAGGGTGGCGAGGAAAGTGGCATCCGGGCGATTGAGGATGAAGCGCACCTGTTGTGCGTTCACGGGCTCGATGCGCTTGATCAGCGCCGGCAGCTGCATCGACTGGGCGTGCGGATAGCCGCCGGGTGCGCTCTTGTGCCAGGGGTGGGCGGGGTCGAGCATGCGCTGGAAGCTGAACAGCACGTCTTCGGCGTTCAGCTCGCGGCTCGGGCTGAACCACTCGGTGCGCTGGAATTTCACCCCGGGGCGTAGCTGGAAGTCCCACACCAGGCCGTCGTCCGATACCGACCAGCTTTGCGCCAGGCTCGGCTGCAGCTGGCCGCTGGCGGCATCGAACTCGACCAGGCGGTTCATCAGCACGTCGGCCGAGGCGTTGGTGGTGGTCAGGGCGTTGTACTGCACCACGTCGAAACCATCCGGGCTGGCCTCGGTGCACACACTGAGCATGGCGCCCTGGCTCAGCAGCGGGGCGAACAGCAGGGGCAGGGCGGCAAGGCGCATGGGACTCTCCAGGGTGGCGACAGGCGGCAAGGGTCTAACCCTAGACCAAGGCGCGGGGCGGGACAATCGGTTGCTTGCGACGAGTGGTCGCCCGGCCGGCGCCGTCGCAACCCGGCAAAGTAGAGGGTTTGCGCCTTTGCGGCGCAGTTAACAAGGTACGGTTCGCCTTGCGACTGCTGGGGTGTTCTGGTATAAAGCAGCGCTCTTTTCTAGGGGCCCGCCTCCTGCGCAAGCAGACAAGCGCGGTAAGACCCCCCGAGAAACGTGGCGCTGAGCGCCAAATGACTATTAAGTTCAAGCGGCCAACCCATGCCGGGTTGGGCATGTGGTTTTAGAGGGCTGAGGCATGTCGAGAGTCTGTCAAGTTACTGGTAAGGGTCCAGTAACCGGGAACAAGGTTTCCCACGCAAACAACAAAACCCGTCGTCGTTTCCTGCCGAACCTGCAGCATCACCGCTTCTGGGTCGAGTCCGAAAAGCGTTTCGTGCGTCTGCGCGTTTCTGCCAAAGGCATGCGTATCATCGACAAGCGCGGCATTGACGTAATTCTGTCCGAGCTGCGCGCTCGCGGCGAAAAGGTTTAAGGAGCAAATCATGCGTGAACTGATCCGTTTGGTGTCCAGCGCCGGTACCGGCCACTTCTACACCACCGACAAGAACAAGCGCACCACCCCGGATAAGATCGAAATGAAAAAATTCGATCCGACCATCCGTAAGCACGTGATGTACAAGGAAGCCAAGATCAAGTAATTGATCCGGCTCCCGCGAAAAGAACCCGCCTTAATCGGCGGGTTTTTTTTGCCCGGAGAAAACTCGACACGAAAAAAAGCCCGCAGGACGCGGGCTGGAGGATAAACCTAGGTGTGCTGGTGAAGGGGCTCTCAGAATCTGTTTAGGGTCTTTTGAGCTAGAGCCAGGTAAGGCGCAACGACCAGCGGGAGTAACAGCCGCAGGCTGGCCCGAAGGGTAAGCGCCAGCGAATCAATTGGGCGAGGACGCGGAGTTTACGAGGTGTAAATGAGCAGTACTCGTTTCCCTCGCCCTTCGGGTCGCGCTAAAGCGCGTTAGCCGCAGGCGGCTTTCCGAGCCCGATTGACCAGCCTGCGGCTGTTACTGCGTTGCAACGCAGCATGGCCGACGATCAAGAGATCCTAAGCAGGTTCTCAGGCCTTCTGCTCGAACATCACATAGACCTTGCGGCACGGTTCCAGCACTTCCCAGGTGCCGGAGAAGCCGGCCGGGATGACGAAGCGGTCGCCGGCGCGTACGGTCTTGGCGGTGCCATGCTGGTCTCGCAGCACCGAGACGCCCTGGAGGATCTCGCAGTATTCGTGTTCGGTGTAGTTGACCGTCCAGTGGCCTATCGCGCCTTCCCAGATGCCGGCATGGAACTGGCTGCAGGGGCTGCTGTAATGATTGCGCACGCTCTGCTCGGGGTCGCCCTTGAGAATCTTCTCGGCGGCGGGGCGGTAGTGCTCGGGCGCCGTGGTGGCGCTGGCGAAGTCGATGATCTGCTCGGTGTTCACGGGCGTGTCCATGTGTTGTGGGTTGTGGAATGAGCGATTGATCGCAGTCTATGTTTGATAAAACGAACATTGCAAGGCGCCTGGCGCCGTTCTGTCAAAAATATTGAAAAGGTACAGGGCTCTGGTTTAGTGTTACGGGCACGAAGGCCGGCAATCGGCCTGGCAGAATAATTGACAGTGCGTGTTGTCGATTTGCGACACGCTTCCACCGAGGATGCACCCCATGACTACCCTGACTCGTGCCGACTGGGAACAGCGCGCCAAGAGCCTGCAGATCGAAGGCCGTGCCTTCATCCACGGCGAGTACACCGAAGCTGTCTCCGCTGCCACCTTCGAGTGCATCAGCCCGGTCGACGGCCGCCTGCTCGGCCTGATCGCCAGCTGTGACGTCGCCGACGCCGAGTTGGCGGTCAAGGATGCGCGCGCCACCTTCGAGTCCGGTGTGTGGTCGCGTATGGCGCCGGTCAAGCGCAAGGAGATCATGATCCGCTTCGCTGACCTGATCGATGCCCACGCCGAAGAGCTGGCCCTGCTGGAAACCCTGGACATGGGCAAGCCGATCAGCGACGCGCTGAGCATCGACGTGCCGGCCGCCTCGCGCGCCATCCGCTGGAGCGGTGAAGCAATCGACAAGATCTACGACGAAGTGGCCGCCACCCCGCACAACGAGCTGGGCCTGGTCACCCGTGAGCCGATCGGCGTGGTCGCCGCCATCGTGCCGTGGAACTTCCCGCTGCTGATGACCTGCTGGAAGCTCGGCCCGGCGCTGTCCACCGGCAACTCGGTGGTGCTCAAGCCGTCCGAGAAATCGCCGCTGACCGGCATCCGCATCGCCCAGCTGGCCATCGAGGCCGGTATTCCGGCCGGTGTGTTCAACGTTCTGCCGGGCTTCGGCCATACCGTGGGCAAGGCCCTGGCCCTGCATATGGACGTCGACACCCTGGTGTTCACCGGTTCGACCAAGATCGCCAAGCAGCTGATGGTCTACGCCGGCGAATCGAACATGAAGCGCGTCTGGCTGGAAGCCGGCGGCAAGAGCCCGAACATCGTCTTCGCCGACGCCCCGGACCTGCAGGCCGCCGCCGAGGGTGCTGCTGGCGCCATCGCCTTCAACCAGGGTGAAGTCTGCACCGCCGGCTCGCGCCTGCTGGTGGAAAACTCGATCAAGGACAAGTTCGTGCCCATGGTGGTCGAGGCGATCAAGGCCTGGAAGCCGGGCAACCCGCTGGACCCGGCGACCAACGTCGGCGCCCTGGTCGATACCACCCAGCTGAACAACGTGCTGAGCTACATCCAGGCCGGCCATGACGACGGCGCCAAGCTGGTCGCCGGCGGTCAGCGCGTGCTGCAAGAGACCGGTGGCACCTATGTGCAGCCGACCATCTTCGACGGCGTGAACAACGCCATGCGCATCGCCAAGGAAGAGATCTTCGGCCCGGTACTGGCGGTGATCGGTTTCGACAGCACCGAAGAAGCCGTGGCCATCGCCAACGACAGCATCTACGGCCTGGCTGCCGGCGTGTGGACCAGCAACCTGTCCAAGGCGCATCTGGTGGCCAAAGCGCTGCGTGCCGGTAGCGTGTGGATCAACCAGTACGACATGGGCGACATGACGGCGCCGTTCGGCGGCTTCAAGCAGTCCGGCAACGGCCGCGACAAGTCGCTGCACGCCTTCGACAAGTACACCGAGCTGAAGTCCACCTGGATCAAGCTGTAAGCACGCAGGACGATCTCCTGGTCGTCGGCCATACGGCGTTGCGTCCTCGCTTTTAATGCTCACGTACTGCAGTACGCTGCGCTTAAAAGCTGCGGGGCGCCTTGTCTGGCCTTAGCCCAGAAGATCTTTTCCGGCGCGGAATCCGGTCGAGGTAAGGCTGGATAGTATTGCGATAAAGGTCCGCCCTTCGGGGCCGGCTCTGACGAGCCACACCTGCGGCCGGGTTTCCTAGGAAGCCCGGCCGTTTTGCATTTCGGCACGGCCAGAAAAAGGAAGGAATTGGCTATGCGTTGGGGTACCTATTTCGCCGTCAGCTCGGCGGTGATCATTGTCGGTCTGGCCCTGGGCGTGACCCTGCCACTGGTCTCGTTGCGCCTGGAGAGCTGGGGCTACGGGCCGTTTGCCATCGGCGTGATGGCGGGCATGCCGGCCATCGGCGTACTGCTCGGCGCGCGCCTGACCGGGCGCCTGGCCGGCTGGCTGGGTACGCCGCGCACCCTGCAACTGTGCCTGCTGGCCAGTGCGGTGTCGGTCGGTCTGCTGGCGCTGCTGCCCAGTTATCCGCTGTGGCTGCTGTTGCGTTTGCTGATCGGCGTTTCCCTGACCGTGGTCTTCGTCCTCGGCGAGAGCTGGATCAACCAGCTGGTCGAAGAGCGTCTGCGTGGGCGTCTAGTGGCGCTGTATGGCACCGGCTTCGCCCTCAGCCAACTGTCCGGGCCGCTGCTGCTGACCCTGATCGGCAGTGAGGGCGATCTAGGCTTCTGGCTGTCCGCCGGGTTGCTGGTGGCCGGTTGCAGTGTGCTGTTCGGCCACAGCGGTGCGCCCAGGGTGGACGCGCACAGCGCCGCCGGGCGCGGGCTGCTGGTGTTCTGCCGCAAGCTGCCGGCGATTGCCTGGGCGGTGGTGCTGTTTGCCGCCTTCGAGGCCATGGTGCTGACCCTGCTGCCGGTGTACCTGCTGCGCGAAGGCTTCGATCAGCAAACCGCGCTGCTGATGGCCAGCGTGGTAGTGGTCGGCGATGCCCTGCTGCAGTTGCCGATCGGCCTGCTCGCCGACCGGGTGCCGCGCGAGCTGCTGTTCCGCATCTGTGGTGTGGTGTTGCTGCTGTCCAGCCTGGCTATCCCACCCTTGCTGCACACGCCGTTGATCTGGCCGTTGCTGGTGCTGTTCGGGGCTTCTGCCGGCGGCCTCTACACCCTGTCGCTGATCCTGGTCGGGCAGTTCTACCGCGATGATGCGCTGGTCCGCGCCAATGCCCATATTGCCCTGCTCTGGGGCGTCGGCTGCCTACTCGGGCCGTTGTCCACCGGTGCCGCCAGCCAGTGGCTGAGTGGCCATGCGCTGCCTATGCTGATGGCGGCCGGTGCCGCGTTGTTCGTCTACCTGGCCTGGCAGCGGGCGGCGTTCCAGGCGCCGCTGGCGAGTCCTGGCGCGGGAGACTAGGTTTCCGCCCAGCCCCATCTGGGAGGTCATCATGTTGCGCAGAGTCCTCGCGTCGCTTCTGCTGCTGGCGGCATTCGCCGCTGGCGCTGCCGATCTTCCCGGCAGCGCCGACCATCCGGCTATCCCGCGCTATGAGGGCGCGGAAATCTATGCCTATCAGACCCAGGCCTTCACCGATTGGCGCTTTCTCAAGGCGCCCGCCACGGTGTACGGCGGCTTGCAGAAGAACCTCGCTGCCAGCGAAGTGCTGGAGGGCAAGCTGACGCGCCTGACCTATCGTGCGCCGCCCGAACGCACGCCGCTGGAGATCTTCCGCAACTTCCAGCAGGCCTTGGCCGATGCCGGTTTCGAGACGCTGTTCGCCTGTGAGCGCGAGGCTTGCGGCGGGCGTAATTTCAACCACGCGATCACCCTGGATATGCACTTTCGCGAGTACTACCAGGATCAGCGCTATCTGTATGTTCGCCTCAAGCGGCCAGAGGGCGATCTGTATGCCTCTGTCTACGTGCTGCTCAACCAGTCCGGCGGCGGGCCGAACAAGGGTCGCAGCCTGATCCAGCTCGATGTGCTGGAACTCAAGGCCATGGAGCAGCGCATGGTGGTGGTCGAGGCTGGCGAGCTGCAGAAGGGCCTCGATCAGCAGGGACGGGTGGCGCTGTACGGCCTGTATTTCGACACCGACCAGGCCGACATGCGCGCCGACTCGGCGCCGCAGCTCACGGAGATTGCCCGGTTGCTGCAGGCCAGCGCGCAGCTGCAGGTGCTGGTGGTCGGCCACAGCGACGCCCAGGGCGCGCTCGACTACAACCGCGAGCTGTCGCAGCGGCGTGCCCAGTCCATCGTCCAGGCGCTGGTGGCGCAGCATGGCATTGCCCGCGAGCGCCTGACCGCGGTCGGGGTCGGCATGGCGGCGCCGGTGGCGAGCAATCGTGACGAGGCGGGCCGGGCGCTCAATCGCAGGGTGGAGCTGGTGGATCGCGCCCAGTAGTCAGCCCTGTTCGGCCTGCAGCTCGGCGATGCTCTCGCCGACCCGGCGCACGGCCTGTTCGATGCCGGCGGCCTGGGGTGTGGCGAAGTTCATGCGCAGGCAATTGCGGTACTTGCCGGCGGCGGAAAAGATGCTGCCGGGGGCGATCTGCACCTTGTGCGGCAGCAGCTGGCGGTTTAGCCGCTGGCTGTCGAAACCCGCCTCCAGCTCGACCCAGAGCATGAAGCCGCCCTGTGGCTGGCTGGCCCGCGTGCCTGGCGGGAAGTACTGGCTGACCCAGTCGGTCATCAGCTCACGACCCCGTGCGTACTGGCTGCGCATGCGCCGCAGATGCGGCTCGTAGTGGCCACCGGCGATGAACTCGGCCAGCGCCAGCTGCGGCAGCTGGGCGCTCATGCCGGTGCTCATGTACTTCATGTGCAGCACCCGCTGCAGGTAGCGTCCGGGGGCGATCCAGCCGATGCGCAGGCCCGGCGCCAGGGTCTTGGAGAAGGAGCTGCAGAGCAGCACGCGGCCGTCTTCGTCGAATGACTTGATGGTGCGCGGGCGCGGGTACTTGTAGGCCAGCTCACCGTAGATATCGTCCTCGATGATCGCCACGTCGTAGCGTTGGGCCAGGGTCAGCAGGGCGCGCTTGTTGGCCTCCGGCATGATGTAGCCAAGCGGGTTGTTGCAGCTCGGGGTGAGCTGGATGGCCTTGATCGGCCATTGCTCGAGGGCCAGCTCGAGGGCTTCCAGGCTGATCCCGCTGACCGGGTCGGTGGGCAGCTCCAGGGCCTTCATGCCGAAGCCCTTGAGCGCCTGCATCACGCCGTGGAAGCTCGGCGAATCCACCGCGACGATGTCGCCCGGCTCGCACACGGCGCGGATCGCCGTGGACAGTGCCTCGTGGCAGCCGGTGGTGATGACGATGTCCTCGGGCGGGATCTGGCAGCCGGAGTCCAGCACCAGGCGCGACACCTGCTCGCGCAGGCCGGGGTCGCCCAGCACACTGCCGTAGCTCAGTTCGCGGATACCCTGGCGCCGGCTCAGGCGTGATAACGAACGCAGCAGCGGCTTGAGGGTCGGCGCGCCGATATCCGGGATGCCGCGACCGAGCTGCACCAGCTCGCCGCCGGGCGGGGTGCTGATCAGCTCCAGCACCTGGTCCCACTGCGACACTTCCACCGGGCGCTGCGCGGCGCGGCTGACCATCGGCAGGGCCGGGCGCTGGCGGGCCTGCGGCACGAAGTAGCCGGACTTCGGCCGCGGCTCCACCAGGCCGTCGTCCTCTAGCTGGCGGTAGGCCTGCTGCACGGTGCTCAGGCTCACTCCGTGTTCCTGGCTGAGGGCGCGCACCGAGGGCAGGCGGTCGCCGGGGCGGTACAGGCCCTGTTCGATGCGGGTGCCGAGCAATTCGGCCAGGTTCATGTAGAGGGTCATGACAGATGGGCTCCTGCGCTGCAGGTCAGGCAATACAGATGCGGCAAGAATAGACCATTCAGTTGCGGGTGGTGGCTATCTGTATGCATTTAAAGCTAACTTTTTGAATCTGTATTGTCGTGTCTCGAACGCCGATCATGGTCTCCCAAGAGCGGACCAGGCTGCGGAGGACAGGGTCATGCGCGAATTGAGCGATCTGTATGTAGGTGTGCGCGAGCGCGAGGAGCAGAACGGGCGTCTGCCGCTGCGCGAGGTGGGGCGTCGCTGGCAGCTGTTTTGCCGGCGCCTGCACACGCGTCGTCAGTTGTTGCGGCTGGATGCCCATCAGCTGGCCGATATCGGCCTGACCGCCGAGCAGGCGCGCAAGGAAGCCACCCGGCCGTTCTGGCAGTTGCTGCGCTAAGAGCCTGCTCAAAGGGGTTGAGCGTTGCTGTAGGAGCGAGCTCTGCTCGCGAAGCCGGCAGCGCAAAGCTTCGCGAGCAGAGCTCGCTCCTACGAAGAGCCGGTTCGCGCGGCGCTCAGACCAGGCCGACCGCTTCCCGCAACCTATACCAGGCCATGCCCAGCGCCAGCAGCGGCGAGCGCAGGTGCTTGCCGCCGGGGAAGGTCATGTGCGGCACTTTGTCGAATAGTTCGAAGCCGCCGCCCTGCTGGCCGCTGATGGCTTCGGCGAGCAGCTGGCCGGCCAGGTGGGTGGCGTTCACGCCGTGGCCGGCGTAGGCCTGGGCGTGGTAGACGTTGGCCTGGTCCTTGAGCCGGCCGATCTGCGGCAGGCGGTTGGCGCCGATGCCGATCATGCCGCCCCACTGGTAGTCGATCTTCACGTCTTTCAGGTGCGGGAACACCTGCAGCATCTTCGGCCGCATGTAGGCGGCGATATCCGCCGGGTCGCGACCCGAGTAGTGGCAGGCGCCGCCGAACAGCAGGCGGTTGTCGGCGGACAGGCGGAAGTAATCCACGGTCACGCGCTGGTCGCACAGGGCCATGTTCTGCGGAATCAGGTTGCGCGCCTGGGCCGGCGACAGCGGCTCGGTGGCGATCACATAGCTGCCGGCCGGTAGTACCTTGCCACCGAGCTTGCCATTGAGGCCGTTGAGGTAGGCGTTGCAGGCCAGCACCAGGGTTTTGGCGCGCACTTGGCCGCTGGCGGTGTGCACCGTCACTTGCGGGCCATAGTCGATGCGGGTGACCGCCGAGTGTTCGAACAGTTTGACGCCGAGCGATGCCGCTGCGGCCGCCTCGCCCAGGGCCAGGTTGAGCGGGTGCAGATGGCCCGAACCCATGTCGATCATGCCGCCGGCGTAGCGGTCGGAGCCGACCACCTGGTGCATCTGCTCGGGCTGCAGCAGGCGCAGTTCGTGGCGGTAGCCGAGGCTTTCCAGCTCGGCCTTGTCTTCGGCGAAGTCGTCCATGTGTGCGGGCTTGTTGGCCAGGTCGCAGTAGCCCCAGGTCAGGTCGCAGTCGATATTGAACTGCTCGACCCGGCGGCGGACGATTTCCACCGCTTCCAGGCCCATCAGTTTCAGATTGCGCACGCCTTCCTGGCCGATCACCGAGGCGAACTGCTCGACGCCGTGGCCGACGCCGCGGATCAGCTGCCCGCCATTGCGCCCGCTGGCGCCCCAGCCGATCTGGTGCGCCTCCACGAGCACCACCGAGAAGCCCTTCTGGGCCAGCTCGATGGCGGTATTCAGGCCGGAGAACCCGCCACCGACAATGCACACATCAGCCAGCTCCTCACCCGCCAGCGGCGGGTAGGCCAGCTGCTGGTTGGCAGTGGCGGCGTAGTAGGAGGATGCGTGCTGATTGCTATGCACGGCTGGCTGTTGCGGCTGGTGAACGCGGGCGTTCATGTGCGAAATCCTGTTTTAGGTGTTGTTAAAATTTGACGCAGGATAAGCGCGGGACTTGCCGCTAGCCAAGAGGGGCGACGGTAAAAACTGTTTTTCCCGGCTGCCGGTCGTCGTCCGGCAGCGCATGACAGAGCCGGGCGGTTAACATGCGCGGGTCTTTTGCCGAGCGCTGCCGATGAGCTGTACCAACCGCAAGATCGATCACCTGCGTCGGCAGATCCCGTCTTTCGCCTGCGTGCCCGGCTGCCACGATTGCTGTGGCCCGGTGACTGCCTCATCCGAGGAGCTGGCGCGCCTGCCGGTGAAAAGCGACGCCGAACATGACGCCGCGCTGGCCGAGTTCAACTGTGTACACCTCGGCCCGCAGGGCTGCACCGTGTACGACCAGCGCCCGCTGATCTGCCGGCTGTTCGGCACCACGCCGAGCCTGCCCTGTCCGCGTGGCCAGGGGCCGGAAACGCGGATCGAGCCGGCGGTCGAGCGTCAGGTACACCAGTTGATCGCCAGCACCCGTCAGCGTCTGGTGTGAGGATCGGCGGTGGAAAACGCTGCGCGGTTTTCCACCCTACGCGAACTCGCAGACTTTGTAGGGTGGATAACGCTTTGCTTATCCACCGTCCTGCTAACAGCCCTGCCACCTCACTCCGGCACTGGCAGGCTCAGGCTCTCCTTCACCTCTTCCATGACGATGTAGGACTTCGATTCGCGCACATGCGGCAGCTTGAGCAGGATGTCGCCGAGCAGCTTGCGGTAGCTGGCCATCTCGTTGATCCGCGCCTTCACCAGGTAGTCGAAGTCGCCGCTGACCAGGTGGCATTCCAGCACGTGGGGCAGCTTGAGCACGGCGCGGCGGAAGTCCTCGAAGGTGTCGCCGGACTTGTAGTCCAGGCTGATCTCGACGAACACCAGCAGGCTGGCCTTGAGCTGCTGCGGGTTGAGCCGCGCGTGGTAGCCCATGATGATCCCCTCGCGCTCCAGGCGGCGCACGCGCTCGGTGCAGGGGGTGGTCGACAGGCCGACCCGCTCGCCCAGCTCGGTGAAGCTGATGCGCCCGTCCTCCTGCAGGATACGCAGGATATTGCGGTCGATCTTGTCCAGCTCGCGCCGGCTCTGGTGTTGGGTTCTCATGGGGGATATCTCTGTGAAAGCCGCAAAGGTTCCAGTATTCGTCGGTCAATATAGCGATCCGTCCAGCGGAAAACACTGGCCAGGCGAAACGCCTTGATCTTGCCGGGGGCGCCCGCCACCCTGAGCGGCAATGGATGCCGTCGAGGTTTTGCGCCATGCCGTCGCGCCACAAGGGACGCCGCTTACTGGGCAGGATGCTGCTGGCACTGCTGCTGTTGGTGGCGCTGCTGTGGCTGGCCTGGCGCTGGCTGTTGGCGGCGCAAGGCATCAGCCAGCTGGACTGGCAGGGCCTGCAGCTATCGGGCGCGGGACTGCAGGTGGACAGCCTGCTGCTGGTGCGGGACGGCGGCGATGGTAGTCGTGTGCAAGTGAGCGCCAGCGCGCTGCAACTGGCCTGGCCGCAACGGCTGCAGCAGCGCCTGTATCTGCCCGAACTGCGCAGCCAGGCGCTGCAACTGAGCTGGCAGGTCGGGCAGGGCGAGAGCGCGGCAGACGCTGATCCGCAGGCGCTGCTCGACAGCCTGGCCTGGCTGCCACGACAGCTGGCAGTCGACCAGCTGAGCCTGGAATTGCCCTGTGCCACGGGCCGCTGCGCGCTGCTCGGCAGCCTGCAACTGCAGCATGGCGGCGCCCTGCAACAGCCGGCCGAGTTGCGCCTGCAGCTGCAGACGGGCGCGCGCAGCCTCGAGGTGCAGGCGCACTTGGAGCAGCGCGAGGGCCAGTGGCAATTGCGCGCCGATGCTCAGCTCGACCGCCAACCGCTGCTGACGCTGCGCAGCGCATTGCGTGAGGAGGCCGCCGTCAGTCACTGGCAAGGCGAGCTGGAGCTGGTGCAGCTGGCCGATAGCCGCGGCCTGTTCGTCTGGTTGCAGCAATGGCAGACCCCCTCCCAGCATCTGCTCGATACCGAGGCGTCCCTGCGCTTGCAGGTCAGTTGGCAGCTGGCATTGGCGCCCGGCGCGAACCTGCTG encodes:
- a CDS encoding MFS transporter, whose product is MRWGTYFAVSSAVIIVGLALGVTLPLVSLRLESWGYGPFAIGVMAGMPAIGVLLGARLTGRLAGWLGTPRTLQLCLLASAVSVGLLALLPSYPLWLLLRLLIGVSLTVVFVLGESWINQLVEERLRGRLVALYGTGFALSQLSGPLLLTLIGSEGDLGFWLSAGLLVAGCSVLFGHSGAPRVDAHSAAGRGLLVFCRKLPAIAWAVVLFAAFEAMVLTLLPVYLLREGFDQQTALLMASVVVVGDALLQLPIGLLADRVPRELLFRICGVVLLLSSLAIPPLLHTPLIWPLLVLFGASAGGLYTLSLILVGQFYRDDALVRANAHIALLWGVGCLLGPLSTGAASQWLSGHALPMLMAAGAALFVYLAWQRAAFQAPLASPGAGD
- a CDS encoding OmpA family protein; this encodes MLRRVLASLLLLAAFAAGAADLPGSADHPAIPRYEGAEIYAYQTQAFTDWRFLKAPATVYGGLQKNLAASEVLEGKLTRLTYRAPPERTPLEIFRNFQQALADAGFETLFACEREACGGRNFNHAITLDMHFREYYQDQRYLYVRLKRPEGDLYASVYVLLNQSGGGPNKGRSLIQLDVLELKAMEQRMVVVEAGELQKGLDQQGRVALYGLYFDTDQADMRADSAPQLTEIARLLQASAQLQVLVVGHSDAQGALDYNRELSQRRAQSIVQALVAQHGIARERLTAVGVGMAAPVASNRDEAGRALNRRVELVDRAQ
- the radC gene encoding RadC family protein is translated as MSIRDWPAAERPREKLLEMGAGALSDAELLAIFLRTGVAGQSAVDLARHLLGDFGSLRALLEADLPSFSQRLGLGPAKFAQLQAVLEMGRRHLAERLKRDSALESPQAVRDYLKARLRHEPHEVFGCLFLDAKHRVIEFEALFHGSIDGASVYPRQVVKRALAHNAAAAILVHNHPSGVAEPSQADRVLTERLKEALALIEVRVLDHFIVGDGEPLSMAEFGWV
- a CDS encoding aldehyde dehydrogenase, producing the protein MTTLTRADWEQRAKSLQIEGRAFIHGEYTEAVSAATFECISPVDGRLLGLIASCDVADAELAVKDARATFESGVWSRMAPVKRKEIMIRFADLIDAHAEELALLETLDMGKPISDALSIDVPAASRAIRWSGEAIDKIYDEVAATPHNELGLVTREPIGVVAAIVPWNFPLLMTCWKLGPALSTGNSVVLKPSEKSPLTGIRIAQLAIEAGIPAGVFNVLPGFGHTVGKALALHMDVDTLVFTGSTKIAKQLMVYAGESNMKRVWLEAGGKSPNIVFADAPDLQAAAEGAAGAIAFNQGEVCTAGSRLLVENSIKDKFVPMVVEAIKAWKPGNPLDPATNVGALVDTTQLNNVLSYIQAGHDDGAKLVAGGQRVLQETGGTYVQPTIFDGVNNAMRIAKEEIFGPVLAVIGFDSTEEAVAIANDSIYGLAAGVWTSNLSKAHLVAKALRAGSVWINQYDMGDMTAPFGGFKQSGNGRDKSLHAFDKYTELKSTWIKL
- a CDS encoding ABC transporter substrate-binding protein, with amino-acid sequence MRLAALPLLFAPLLSQGAMLSVCTEASPDGFDVVQYNALTTTNASADVLMNRLVEFDAASGQLQPSLAQSWSVSDDGLVWDFQLRPGVKFQRTEWFSPSRELNAEDVLFSFQRMLDPAHPWHKSAPGGYPHAQSMQLPALIKRIEPVNAQQVRFILNRPDATFLATLSMGFASIYSAEYAAQLLQAGTPEKLNSAPVGTGPFILKRFQKDAAIRYTANPDYFAGKPAVDGLIFAITPDANVRLQKLRRNECQIALSPKPLDVQAARQAPTLRISETPAFMTAFVALNSQHPPLDKPQVRQAINLAFDRASYLQAVFEGSATAASGPYPPTTWSYAKDLPGYPHDPAKAKALLAEAGLADGFSTTIWTRPSGSLLNPNPSLGAQLLQADLAKVGIRAEIRVIEWGELIKRAKAGEHDLLFMGWAGDNGDPDNFLTPQFSCASLQSGLNFARFCDPQLDKLIADGKLSAEQAARSGLYQQAQATIQQQALWLPLAHPTAFALLRSNVQGYQVNPFGRQDFSKVQLQP
- the rpmG gene encoding 50S ribosomal protein L33 yields the protein MRELIRLVSSAGTGHFYTTDKNKRTTPDKIEMKKFDPTIRKHVMYKEAKIK
- the rpmB gene encoding 50S ribosomal protein L28 gives rise to the protein MSRVCQVTGKGPVTGNKVSHANNKTRRRFLPNLQHHRFWVESEKRFVRLRVSAKGMRIIDKRGIDVILSELRARGEKV
- a CDS encoding cupin domain-containing protein; the protein is MNTEQIIDFASATTAPEHYRPAAEKILKGDPEQSVRNHYSSPCSQFHAGIWEGAIGHWTVNYTEHEYCEILQGVSVLRDQHGTAKTVRAGDRFVIPAGFSGTWEVLEPCRKVYVMFEQKA